From Coffea arabica cultivar ET-39 chromosome 9c, Coffea Arabica ET-39 HiFi, whole genome shotgun sequence, one genomic window encodes:
- the LOC140014432 gene encoding oxoglutarate-dependent flavonoid 7-O-demethylase 1-like, whose protein sequence is MDIRESLQEYSIELKSLALKILNLIAEGLGMKHEEIEVLFEEGLQSMRLNYYPPCPQPELVTGLCHHSDPIGLTILLQINDVQGLQMKENEAWVRVLPLPNAFIVNVGDILEVQICINIRLY, encoded by the exons ATGGATATAag GGAAAGTCTTCAAGAGTACTCTATAGAGCTCAAAAGTCTTGCCTTGAAGATTCTCAACCTAATAGCAGAAGGATTAGGAATGAagcatgaagaaattgaagtgctTTTTGAAGAAGGGTTGCAATCCATGAGGCTCAATTACTATCCTCCATGTCCTCAACCGGAGCTGGTCACAGGCCTCTGCCATCACTCTGATCCTATTGGCCTCACCATTTTACTTCAAATCAACGATGTACAAGGTCtccaaatgaaggaaaatgaagctTGGGTTCGTGTTCTTCCTCTTCCTAATGCTTTTATAGTCAACGTTGGTGATATCCTAGAGGTACAGATTTGCATAAATATAAGGCTTTATTGA